Below is a window of Populus alba chromosome 2, ASM523922v2, whole genome shotgun sequence DNA.
GTTTTTCAACCATGCATCATTCAGGTGATGCCGATACAACTGGATTTTACCTCCTCTGTGTCCTCCCAGTTTCTATTTCTCTCATTAACTGTTGAATCTTCTTTCAAAGGATTGTCAATACTTCCTCTGTAAACCTAAACTGTTTCCCATAAAAAAACTGATTCTATTCTGTACTGTCTGCAGGTCAAGATACAAGTGACAGTGCAGATGTGCATCTTGCCCCACCTCCAGACGATAAATCACCAAATCCACTTCCAACAAATGAGCAACAGAGCATCCCTAGGACACCTTCGGTTGCTCCAGCTATTGCTGGAAGGACTTCCTCTGAATCATCCGCAGCATCCCTGTTCATTCCATTCATCCATTTAATGATCTCATTGCTATTGCTACTCGTTAAATGTATGTTTATCTCAACTCTCTAATCATTTTGCTTTTCTCTCCTGTCTCACTTGTATATCCTGTCTATCCTTTTCAAGCTCTCCCAACTTTAAAggaatttcaatttttcttctggCCACTGTATTGGTGATGGTTGGTGGGAAAGACTCATCTCCTTTAGTGGTTTTATCTACTTTGATTTAGTGATCTATGTTTTGTTCTGCCCATTGTCTTGTGCATTTATCTATTAGTGCTGATTCTACGTATAGTTATTTGTATGTTCCTAAAATTCCAATGGACCGGGTATTGCTAAGTGATTACAGAGAGCGCAGACATTCTGCATGCTTATGAAATAGAACCTGATAGGGCTTATGCTAATGATCCTGGTTAATCTATGGTGATCCAGAGACCTAATTAACCCAGTGATGGGGTTGGCCACTCTTTCCCGTGGAAGGAAAGGATGGGGACATTTCATCCCTGTATATGTGATTGTGGTATTCAAGTGGGTAGTTTGACTGAAGACATGAACTGATAGTTTCACGATCCGGCTTCAGGTGGAGtatgatatgatttttgttGCTGGTATTAGTAATGTAGGCTAATATCTTTAAATACTCGGCCAATTCTTTGttgttaattaaaaaggatAGGTAGGGTGATGTTAACATAAGAACCAGGTGGAACAATCAGAAATGATGATACACGGAGTAAACAAGGCTTAAATCATTCGAATATATTTAATACATGAAAGAAACGATTCATAATTTGGTCAACTAAAtaccataattattattagttattgTTCGACATAGAATTCTTCATCAGAAAGTAGGAAAGTAAGCTGGGGCGGGTTTGAGCAGTTAATGTTTGTGGAAACGGCCTCAAGAAAGTGCTGAACGAATGGCGATGATTCTCTTGTGGTGCAACTGATATCTGATGTATTATGATTTGTATATATCCTCGTGCTTTTCCAGTATTTGATTTGAGCTCATGTAGATTGCTGCTGAAAGGGCAGACTCGTGAACAATAATCGCCTTCCCTGTCGTTTAGGATTTCGTATTTACTTTTCGAGAGGTAAAGTTCTTCCACTTCGAACCCTTCACCTTATTCCTTACCATTTTGTTGTCGCCTGGTGTTTGACCACATCTGACACAAATTGGATTGGCATTTCACTCGCCATTCCAAGTTCGTAGAAGAGACTGTCTTGCACGGGTTATTgggcaaaacaaatataatttatgtacTTTTAGCCTTGTAATCTTGTCTGTGACAGGACTTCAATGGTTCATGTTTATCTTGGACACGGGGCCTTCAGGAGACGAAATTGTTTCGCCTGCCAAACTGTTCTTTACTAACCACCACCAAAAGACGTGGAGGATTCGTTGtgtaaaattataatgatatgtTCTAACAAAACATTGCGGATTCACTAGTTCTCCCCCCCCCCTTcccattatatattttgattttgccTTTataggaccaaagtgaaaaataatttaagtaaatttgttagaaaacaataatattagAAGACAAGAAATCAAAGTAGAGGAAATGAatgccttttattattattgttattattttactgAGGAAAATGGTGATTGTAAAGCTCATACTTTGAGTTCCTGGATTGAGAGGAGAACGAAAATTATTGGATTTAgtgataaagagaaaaaatcaatattaatattgattttggtcattaaaatagttaattttGGTGTTATTGTGTTTCATTTAGTGAAAAGAATCTACTAGGATGTTTTATCACATTTAAATTacctaaaaaaccaaatctaAGCTTGGAAAAACTTTTGGTTTTTGTTAAGCATTTTAGGTTTGTTAAGGCTATtggtggggtttttttttatggtgtttttttaggttttttttttgataaaaaatagatataaataatgaatttcCTCTCCCCAATTGAACCtccctcctttttctttttttattttttcccttctcccttgtttttctttcagttttatcctttaaatttttttatttgattatcagattttataataataataataataataataataataataataataataataataagagtttatcaTAAAATGCAACGCTTTCTTGAAGACAAGTCACTGacaatttatctatattttccAAGATTTATCATTTAGCAAACTTGATTAGAATTATATCTGAAATTAATATCTAAAGCCTCATTAattgtgattaatttttataaaatgcaACGAATTCTGCCTTTTCTCCTTACCTTCTCATTCCTCTCCAACACAACCTTAATCCAGAAGAAACGTACGGTTGCAGTGCTGTTGCTGTGATTAACTAAGGACTTTTAAGCTTGTTTCCGGTTTATACATgtggtttttaaataatttttttatatatgttaaataaatttttttattttttaaaaattatttttaatattagtatattaaaataacttaaaacaataaaaacaagttaataaaaaaaattaaaaaaatttaaatttttttaaaaaatatttctaaaacacATAACAGAAACAACCAGGCGTTCGACTCGGATTACTGACCCCACTTATTAATCATTGAAATCGGGCAGCAGCACTGGACAATTAATTTCGAATGCATTAGATGGGTTTTTTTGTCCCATCATCTTGAAGGAGCCCAGGAAGTATCTGATGCAACTCCGATGAACAGATGAAAATTTGTCCCGAGAGCTCTCCCTACATATTGCTGCGGATCGTCTGGCAGTTCTTGCCCCTTCATTAGTAGTCATACCCTGTCATGCTGTTAGGGAGAAAAAGGGAAACTGCATAATTTTCCATATCAGAACctcaagaataattaaaaaaaacttcattttcatgGAAGTAGAGTCATGGAGTGAAATGTGAAAACTCttgggaagaaaaaagaagaagaaattaagatGGAGCTTGTATAATTAATACTGACCTTTTAGACGGGTGCCATCTGTCTCCGTCGGGGAATTTCCTATTCTATCATCTCCCCCCTCCCCCCCGGCAGCCCCACCGCCCCTTTACATATCAATTCTCCAATATCAATCAAGCAATTCAGTAGTGGACAATAACCAGCAAACAACACTCCTTTCAAACAGGCTCATCCAAGCCACCATATCCTCTATGTTTGGAACCCTACTTAGCCAATAGATTCCCACCTGGACACGTGTCGCATGGAACGTGGCATCTGATGGTGCCGAGCAGTCCTATACGACCCCATTATTAAATGCATGCGTATTAAGAGTCTTTTCCTTGAATAATGAACGCATGACTTCATGGTGATCGGCTTTTCTTACCGTTGCTTTATCTCTCGTGTACCCAAGGAGACGAACTCCGGACCCAAGCATGCATACAAAGATCCATCTGGATTTTGGAGATTCACTCAAAGCCACCCATTCACTCCTCCTCCCTTTGATGCCGCCTGTGATGAAGAAGAAGCTTTTATCAAGGCGTTGGTTTAATTTTATGACATATCCATGCATGTCTATCTACTTATTTTGTATtcattgtaaaacaaaatagaatacccctgttttttttttttttttttttttttttttttttttaatgagattcaCCAATTATTCTCTTAAATAAAGATATAATTGCCTTAAGAGTAAAcaattagttattgaaaatCGCTTTCACTCAGCGGAATTGAGACAACAACTgacaaaaatatcaagaaactttaaatataaataaaaaagaggttaacatttttaatgatgttttatataatggtttaattttagaatttgtcTATAGCACGTATAAActgacaaaaataataaaaggttaacttgtaaaattaaactAGTAATAAATGAGTAGCCTTCAAAAGCTTCTCCCTTAATTATGtgtcttaattttaaataagaagAGAATCCACACGGTCTAGCTTGGGAGGAAGTTTCTTGCAGGTTCTAGTGTAGAACCCacattttgtgattttttttatattttttatattttttcttttggaccTATGTATCAGCTGGTTACTACTTActacaaatataatatatagcACTGGAGCACTATCCTCTCGTCAATACTTATCATCATCCTTTCTCCACCGGCCCCTTGTACTTTGTCTCATGCATTTCTCTTGATGCACAATATTTGAAACGAATTAAAATCAGATATATCAACGATTAATCACATTATTTTCTGGAGTGAGAAAAAGAAACATAGAATGGGAGTTGCAGGAACTTTGGAGTATTTCTCTGATTTACTGAGCAATgtcaagagaagaaagaaaaagaagcagatGCAAACGGTAGCTCTCAAAGTCAGGATGGACTGCGAGGGCTGTGAACGTAAGGTCAAGAGTGTCCTCTCCGGAGTTAAGGGTAGGTAGTTATCTGTGCATAGATTGATCTTGTCTTCTCTCCAGCTACATATATATGTACATGCATCTTCTTGTAACCTCTTCTGTATGTTAATTCTGCGTTCTTTTCATGGGACAAAACAAATTGAGCTTCCGACAAAAATATGTCCTCCTTTCAGGTGTTAAATCTGTGGTCGTAGACATGAAGCAGCAAAAGGTGACTGTGACTGGGAACGTAGAGCCGAAGAAAGTGTTGAAGGCAGCTCAATCAACAAAGAAGAAGGTAGAGATGTGGCCTTATGTGCCGTACACTTTAGTGGCACACCCCTATGTTTCGCAGGCTTATGACAAGAAAGCACCCCCGAATCATGTTAGAGCAGTTCCGGTCACAGCCACTATCAGCGAGACCACCATGGACGATAACTACACCAACATGTTTAGCGATGAGAACCCCAATGCCTGCTCCATCATGTAGGATTATATGGAGTACcgtagaataaaatttaaagttgaagGGTAATTATATTAATCAGGGTATTTGGTGTTGATAATCTTGTTTGCTAATTTCTTTCGAGTATTTGTTGTGGATACGTGGAGGTTTCGATATGGCCAATATAGTAGATGAAAGAGTGTGGATCATCCATGGTTATGCGACAGCTACTTCTGTATAATTTATGTAgtggtgcttttttttttttcttttttgctgtgATTGACATTTCCATGATGCCAAGGCACTTCTTTTACGTTTATGGGCAGATGTATCGGCCTTTTCTGGTCACCatagactatatataaaaataacttcttcCTCCTTAATTAATTACAATATGGGTTCACTTGATGGATTAACTCAGGAACGTCAGAGAAAAGAAACGAGACTGCTGGCTGCTGCAACTCTGTCTAATTTGGTTTATCCGCAAAAGTGACAAAAATGTTTAGtgaagattttaaaaatgagttgGTTAATTTGAGAGTGGAATATgatttgttcttttaaaaaacaagttaaaaatacATTAGCTTTCACTTTAAAATCATGGAATATGATGCATTTTGAGATGAAAAGGTaacaaaaacaatcttaaatagtttaaaaatattaattaccaatctcaatcttttttcttttacatatcattattaattatatatataattaataaccttaaatatctttaaatcaaataaatttaactatgtttttttttttaaatcattttcaagcaattcatttagttttttttatttatttaagttatgTTTTTAATGACAATTTTAATTCAAACAGCACGATAGTAAATTGCCAAACAATTAAAGCCATTTCAATCCTGACACTATCACAATAATTCTGACACCAAACAGCTTGATGAGTATAATCTTACAACATGACAGACATAACACGTCACATCAAGCACAACAAGGCCAAAACACATTATTAAATTTGTGGCTTCTTGGTGCAGCAAGGATTCAATATCAATGGAAGTCTCTTGCATGAGTTTCCCATCCGAGTTGGTATGTTGAAAGAGAAGATGAAATTAGGGAACTtcaggcattttttttttttatcattactcAAAAAGAACTAATTGTGAACCGACCATTTGACATTTCTGCATACAGATGCAGGTCTAACACACCCCCCTGATCTTTTGCCAATCATTTTATACTGATATAGTTTCTACACTTgattattaaggataaattgCATATTATTCTCGCATcatcaaaaggaaaaaggagGATGAGGAGGAGGTTATCGCATGATGTATGAAGTTATCTACACCATCTTTGGGGCTTTTGAAGGTAATGGACTGCCGCCGCCAGGTATGAAATGAGCATCCCCAGGGCTCTTTAAACCCTGTCTTGGAAGCTTAAGGTCCATGGATATCAttatgtttggcagtgtgataatagttgttttttaaataattttttatattaaaatatatattaatgatatttttttattttttaaaaaattatttttaaaataagatattgaGTCAAAAAAACCCCAATCCGCAAGAAGTCCACATATATGAATTGTTTCAGTTGATAATTCAGTGAATCCTGAGAAACTTGTTCTGGTATATTCATGTcgcactttttattttttttttttttgataacctgGGATGTCTGGGttagcttacgcgcaccacgactaatttccgggcccactgaacatcctgtaaGCCAAGTAGACAGGTAAAGCGAACAAACAGTTCAAGAGAAGATCAAACAACACCAGACAGATGAAGCCATAACACAGATTAAAGGCCTTAATTCGGCGTTGGAACTTGGCAG
It encodes the following:
- the LOC118049146 gene encoding heavy metal-associated isoprenylated plant protein 24, translating into MGVAGTLEYFSDLLSNVKRRKKKKQMQTVALKVRMDCEGCERKVKSVLSGVKGVKSVVVDMKQQKVTVTGNVEPKKVLKAAQSTKKKVEMWPYVPYTLVAHPYVSQAYDKKAPPNHVRAVPVTATISETTMDDNYTNMFSDENPNACSIM